From Deferrisoma camini S3R1, the proteins below share one genomic window:
- a CDS encoding 3-hydroxyacyl-CoA dehydrogenase/enoyl-CoA hydratase family protein gives MPPIRKAAVLGAGVMGSAIAAHLANAGIPTLLLDIVPKELTDDEKKKGLTLDSPEVRNRFARKGLENALKAKPAAFAHRSLGRLVTPGNFEDDLDKLADVDWVVEAVVERLDIKVSLFERVAPHLKEGALLTTNTSGLSVNAMAEALPEALRPRFFGTHFFNPPRYMHLLELIPAQTTDAGLLREFAAFAEKRLGKGVVFAKDTPNFIANRIGIFSMLYTLRAMEKHGLTVEQVDALTGTALARPKSATFRTADLVGLDVLAHVARTQYEGAPDDERREVFEIPAWLGSMIEKGLLGMKAKAGFYKRVKEDGKKTILVIDPATLEYRPKEKANFPVLAEVKNIEEPGARVARLVFDKGPAGTFAWDVTAETLLYAARRIPDVADDVASVDRAMRWGFGWEIGPFEIWDALGVKKTVERMQAEGRDVPEGIVALARSDTPSFYVREGLDVKVWDPVRKAHVPLEARPRVVILADLKRIEREWYRNPEASLIDLGDGVACLEFHSKMNAIGGGIMQAIHKAMAEAGTRFDALVVGNQGENFSVGANLMMLLFEALEGNLPEIDAMVRAFQNATMALKYAPVPVVAAPFGRVLGGGAEVVLHSHRVQASLETYMGLVEVGVGLLPAGGGTKELLLRWMSRYPEGTGADPMPFVRKAFEAIGMAKVSLSAREAFDLGFLRQGDRITLNREHLIHDAKRAALDLLETGWQPLTRPETVKVLGRDGLANIRSMLHNMKSGRFITEYDAVVGEKVGWVLCGGEVDAGTEVTEDYLLELERRGFVELCAQRKTLERIQHILKTGKPLRN, from the coding sequence ATGCCCCCAATCCGTAAGGCTGCCGTGCTCGGTGCCGGCGTGATGGGAAGCGCCATCGCGGCCCACCTGGCCAACGCCGGCATCCCCACCCTGCTCCTGGACATCGTGCCCAAGGAGCTCACCGACGACGAGAAGAAGAAGGGCCTGACCCTGGACTCCCCCGAGGTGCGAAACCGGTTCGCGCGCAAGGGCCTGGAGAACGCCCTCAAGGCCAAGCCGGCCGCGTTCGCCCACAGGTCCCTCGGCCGGCTCGTGACCCCGGGCAACTTCGAGGACGACCTCGACAAGCTCGCGGACGTGGACTGGGTGGTGGAGGCCGTGGTCGAACGGCTCGACATCAAGGTCTCCCTGTTCGAGCGGGTGGCCCCCCACCTCAAAGAGGGGGCCCTGCTCACCACCAACACCTCGGGGCTCTCGGTGAACGCCATGGCCGAGGCGCTCCCCGAGGCCCTGCGGCCGCGGTTCTTCGGGACCCATTTCTTCAACCCCCCCCGGTACATGCACCTGCTCGAGCTGATTCCCGCCCAGACCACGGACGCGGGGCTCTTGCGGGAGTTCGCGGCCTTCGCCGAGAAGCGCCTCGGCAAGGGGGTGGTGTTCGCCAAGGACACCCCCAACTTCATCGCCAACCGCATCGGGATCTTCTCGATGCTCTACACCCTGCGGGCCATGGAGAAGCACGGCCTCACCGTGGAGCAGGTGGACGCCCTGACCGGCACGGCCCTGGCCCGGCCCAAGTCGGCCACGTTCCGCACGGCCGACCTGGTGGGGCTCGACGTGCTCGCCCACGTGGCCCGCACCCAGTACGAGGGCGCGCCCGACGACGAGCGCCGCGAGGTGTTCGAGATCCCGGCCTGGCTCGGCAGCATGATCGAGAAGGGCCTGCTGGGCATGAAGGCCAAGGCCGGCTTCTACAAGCGGGTCAAGGAGGACGGCAAAAAGACCATCCTGGTCATCGACCCCGCCACCCTGGAGTACCGGCCCAAGGAAAAGGCGAACTTCCCGGTGCTCGCCGAGGTCAAGAACATCGAGGAGCCCGGGGCCCGGGTGGCCCGGCTGGTGTTCGACAAGGGCCCGGCCGGCACGTTCGCCTGGGACGTCACGGCCGAGACGCTCCTGTACGCGGCCCGGCGGATCCCCGACGTGGCCGACGACGTCGCGAGCGTGGACCGGGCCATGCGCTGGGGGTTCGGCTGGGAGATCGGCCCGTTCGAGATCTGGGACGCCCTGGGCGTGAAGAAGACCGTGGAGCGGATGCAGGCCGAGGGCCGTGACGTGCCCGAGGGCATCGTGGCCCTGGCCCGGTCCGACACCCCGAGCTTCTACGTGCGCGAGGGCCTGGACGTGAAGGTCTGGGACCCCGTGCGCAAGGCCCACGTGCCCCTGGAGGCCCGGCCGCGGGTGGTGATTCTGGCCGACCTCAAGCGCATCGAGCGGGAGTGGTATCGCAACCCCGAGGCCAGCCTGATCGACCTGGGCGACGGCGTGGCCTGCCTGGAGTTCCACTCCAAGATGAACGCCATCGGCGGCGGCATCATGCAGGCGATCCACAAGGCCATGGCCGAGGCCGGCACCCGGTTCGACGCGCTGGTGGTGGGCAACCAGGGCGAGAACTTCTCGGTGGGCGCCAACCTGATGATGCTCCTGTTCGAGGCCCTGGAGGGCAACCTGCCCGAGATCGACGCCATGGTGCGCGCCTTCCAGAACGCCACCATGGCCCTCAAATACGCGCCGGTGCCCGTGGTGGCCGCCCCGTTCGGCCGCGTGCTGGGCGGCGGGGCCGAGGTGGTGCTCCACAGCCACCGGGTCCAGGCCAGCCTCGAGACCTACATGGGGCTCGTGGAGGTGGGCGTGGGCCTGCTGCCCGCGGGCGGTGGCACCAAGGAGCTGCTCCTGCGCTGGATGAGCCGGTACCCCGAGGGCACCGGCGCCGACCCCATGCCGTTCGTGCGCAAGGCGTTCGAGGCCATCGGCATGGCTAAGGTCAGCCTGAGCGCCCGGGAGGCGTTTGACCTGGGGTTCCTGCGCCAGGGCGACCGGATCACCCTGAACCGGGAGCACCTGATCCACGACGCCAAGCGGGCCGCCCTGGACCTGCTGGAGACCGGGTGGCAGCCCCTGACCCGGCCCGAGACCGTGAAGGTGCTCGGCCGGGACGGCCTGGCGAACATCCGGTCCATGCTCCACAACATGAAGAGCGGCCGGTTCATCACCGAGTACGACGCCGTGGTGGGCGAGAAGGTGGGCTGGGTGCTGTGCGGCGGCGAGGTGGACGCCGGCACCGAGGTCACCGAGGACTACCTGCTCGAGCTGGAGCGGCGCGGCTTCGTGGAGCTGTGCGCCCAGCGCAAGACCCTGGAGCGGATCCAGCACATCCTGAAGACCGGAAAGCCCCTGCGGAACTGA
- a CDS encoding TetR/AcrR family transcriptional regulator, with product MAAANQRKAERERQILEAAVRAFSRHGYHQCTVAQVAREAGVADGTIYLYFKGKEDLLVCAFRHVLQGILEELDQDLASLGDPLEKIRCLVERHLEVMERDPELAAFLQLQLRQPDASIRQAIAGPLRAYARKIEEVLDEAKSAGLVRTDIPTRVMRRALFGTIDETVSAWVLNPRRGPLKPKADPIIDLILNGIRAPSRSE from the coding sequence GTGGCCGCTGCGAACCAGCGCAAGGCCGAACGGGAGCGCCAGATCCTGGAGGCCGCGGTCCGGGCCTTCAGTCGGCACGGGTACCACCAGTGCACCGTGGCCCAGGTGGCCCGGGAGGCCGGCGTGGCCGACGGCACGATCTACCTGTACTTCAAGGGCAAGGAGGACCTGCTGGTCTGCGCGTTCCGGCACGTCCTGCAGGGCATCCTCGAGGAGCTGGACCAGGACCTGGCCTCCCTCGGCGACCCCCTCGAAAAGATCCGCTGCCTGGTGGAACGTCACCTGGAGGTGATGGAGCGGGACCCGGAGCTGGCCGCGTTCCTCCAGCTCCAACTGCGCCAGCCCGATGCGTCGATCCGCCAGGCCATCGCCGGCCCCCTGCGGGCCTACGCCCGGAAGATCGAAGAGGTCCTGGACGAGGCCAAGTCGGCGGGCCTGGTGCGCACCGACATCCCCACCCGGGTGATGCGCCGGGCCCTGTTCGGCACCATCGACGAGACGGTGTCGGCCTGGGTCCTCAACCCCCGGCGGGGGCCCCTCAAGCCCAAGGCCGATCCGATCATCGACCTGATCCTGAACGGCATCCGCGCACCCTCTCGCTCCGAATGA